In Streptomyces chartreusis NRRL 3882, the following are encoded in one genomic region:
- a CDS encoding beta-galactosidase has protein sequence MPETTPRGLTRLAFGGDYNPEQWPESVWQEDVRLMREAGVTMVSVGIFSWALLEPSPGRYDFGWLDRLLDLLHEHGVRVDLGTPTVVPPVWFYRAHPDALPVTREGVRYEFGSRAAICHSNADYRVAAAAVTTKLAERYGDHPALAMWHVHNEYGVPVSACYCDSCAAHFRRWLATTYGTVDAVNEAWGTAFWGQRYTDFDQINPPRLTPAAVNPGQALDYKRFADATMRENFVTERDILHRLSPGVPVTTNFMTALSQCDSVDYWAWGREVDIVTNDHYLITDGRRTHVNLAMAADLTRSVAGGAPWLLLEHSTSGVNWQPRNPAKAPGQMARNSLTHVARGSEGAMFFQWRQSRRGAEKFHSAMVPHGGTDTRVWREVVELGASIDALSEIRGTRTEADVAVLWDWHSWWAQNLDWRPSVDHDARERADAFYEALYDRHLTVDFAHPEADLSRYPLVVVPALYLMTKAAGNNLTAYVENGGTLVVSYFSGIVDQHDAVHEGAYPGPLRDVLGLTVEEFSPLLPGERVRVSGPDGSELGADVWTEFVVPRGAETVLTYADGLTAGRPAVTRHRRGEGTAWYVSTRLAADGLDALLGWAVEDARLAPRADLPRDVEVVRRTGESGTYLFAVNHTGSDAKVPLEAPGTELLTGERAVGRLPVPAGAVRVVRLDG, from the coding sequence ATGCCGGAGACCACCCCCAGGGGCCTCACCAGGCTCGCCTTCGGTGGGGACTACAACCCCGAGCAGTGGCCGGAAAGCGTCTGGCAGGAGGACGTCCGGCTGATGCGGGAGGCCGGCGTCACCATGGTGAGTGTCGGGATCTTCTCCTGGGCGCTGCTGGAGCCCTCACCCGGCCGTTACGACTTCGGCTGGCTCGACCGGCTCCTGGACCTGCTGCACGAGCACGGCGTCCGCGTCGACCTGGGCACCCCCACCGTCGTGCCGCCCGTCTGGTTCTACCGGGCCCACCCCGACGCCCTGCCGGTCACCCGCGAGGGCGTGCGCTACGAGTTCGGCTCCCGCGCGGCGATCTGCCACAGCAACGCCGACTACCGGGTGGCCGCCGCGGCCGTCACCACGAAGCTCGCCGAACGCTACGGCGACCACCCGGCCCTGGCGATGTGGCACGTGCACAACGAGTACGGCGTCCCCGTCTCGGCCTGCTACTGCGACTCGTGCGCCGCGCACTTCCGCCGCTGGCTGGCGACGACGTACGGCACGGTCGACGCGGTCAACGAAGCCTGGGGCACGGCCTTCTGGGGCCAGCGCTACACCGACTTCGACCAGATCAACCCGCCCCGGCTCACCCCCGCGGCCGTCAACCCCGGCCAGGCGCTGGACTACAAGCGGTTCGCCGACGCCACCATGCGCGAGAACTTCGTGACGGAGCGGGACATCCTGCACCGCCTCTCACCGGGCGTCCCGGTCACCACCAACTTCATGACGGCGCTGAGCCAGTGCGACTCCGTCGACTACTGGGCCTGGGGCCGCGAGGTCGACATTGTCACCAACGACCACTACCTCATCACCGACGGCCGCCGCACCCACGTCAACCTGGCGATGGCCGCCGACCTCACCCGCTCCGTCGCGGGCGGCGCGCCCTGGCTGCTGCTGGAGCACTCCACCTCGGGTGTCAACTGGCAGCCCCGCAACCCCGCCAAGGCCCCCGGCCAGATGGCCCGCAACTCCCTCACGCACGTGGCGCGCGGCTCCGAGGGCGCCATGTTCTTCCAGTGGCGCCAGTCCCGCCGCGGCGCCGAGAAGTTCCACTCGGCGATGGTCCCGCACGGCGGAACCGACACCCGTGTGTGGCGCGAGGTCGTCGAACTCGGCGCGTCCATCGACGCGTTGAGCGAGATCCGCGGCACCCGCACCGAAGCCGACGTGGCCGTGCTGTGGGACTGGCACTCCTGGTGGGCGCAGAACCTCGACTGGCGCCCCAGCGTCGACCACGACGCCCGCGAGCGCGCCGACGCCTTCTACGAGGCCCTCTACGACCGCCACCTCACCGTCGACTTCGCCCACCCGGAAGCCGACTTGTCGAGGTATCCCCTTGTCGTCGTACCGGCCCTGTACCTGATGACGAAGGCGGCTGGGAACAACCTCACGGCCTACGTCGAGAACGGCGGCACGCTGGTCGTCTCGTACTTCTCCGGCATCGTCGACCAGCACGACGCCGTCCACGAGGGCGCCTACCCGGGCCCGCTGCGGGACGTCCTCGGCCTCACCGTCGAGGAGTTCTCGCCGCTGCTGCCCGGCGAACGGGTGCGCGTCAGCGGCCCCGACGGATCCGAGCTGGGCGCCGACGTGTGGACGGAGTTCGTGGTGCCGCGCGGCGCCGAGACCGTCCTGACGTACGCCGACGGCCTCACCGCGGGGCGGCCCGCCGTCACCCGGCACCGCCGCGGCGAGGGCACCGCCTGGTACGTCTCCACCCGGCTGGCAGCCGACGGTCTCGACGCGCTGCTCGGCTGGGCGGTCGAGGACGCGCGGCTCGCCCCGCGCGCCGACCTGCCCCGGGACGTCGAAGTGGTCCGCCGCACCGGCGAGTCGGGCACCTACCTGTTCGCCGTCAACCACACCGGCTCGGACGCCAAGGTGCCGCTGGAGGCCCCCGGCACCGAGCTGCTGACCGGTGAACGCGCCGTGGGCCGGCTGCCGGTCCCGGCCGGAGCCGTCCGGGTCGTCCGGCTCGACGGCTGA